AAGCGGGATATGCCACGCCAGCTACAGGCGGCCATTAGTCAATCTTCGACCTGGATACCTCCCGGTTGGAGCAAATTCTTGCTCTGGACTCCGTCATTTTCAGGCAGATAGCCATTTAACTTCCTGGATGGAGCATATGGGCTACGAGTTTGACGTCATCACTGATTATGAGTTGCATAATGAAGGAATGGATGTGCTGTCCAGCTATGCGTTAGTTGTGCCCGGTTCGCATCCCGAGTACCAGACAAAAGCCACGCTTGACGCACGCCATGTTTACAGGGACTCCGGAGGGAAACTCGTTTATTTGGGAGGAAATGGATTCTACTGGCGCGTGGCAGTTCATCCAGAAAACCCTGCCCTCATTGAAATTCGCCGAGCAGAGGGTGGTATTCGTGCCTGGGCTGCGGAGCCAGGAGAATACTATAACTCCTTCGACGGGAAGTATGGTGGCTTATGGCGCAGAAGCGGACGCCGCCCTCAATTACTTGCAGGTGTGGGATTTTCTGCACAAGGTCAATTCTATGGGTCGTACTATCGACGGACAAAGCCAAGCTACTCAAAGTTCTTTGCATGGATGTTTGAAGGTATTGATGATGATTTGCTGGGGGATTTTGGGTTCAGTGGGGGTGGTGCAGCTGGCTTTGAACTTGATCGTTATGATCAGCACCTAGGGTCGCCCAAAAACGCGATAGTTGTTGCCTCTTCTGAAAATCATAATTCCACTTTCGTGTTAGTGCCTGAAGAGCATCTCACTCACCTGACCAATCTCCCCGGAGTTCCAAGCAAAGATTTGATTCGTGCAGATATGACTTATTTTGAAAACGATGCTGGCGGTGCTGTTTTTTCCACAGGATCAATTACTTTTTGCGGAAGCCTTCCCACCAATAATTTTGATAACAATATTTCAAAACTTTTATCTAATGTTTTTAAT
Above is a window of Dehalococcoidia bacterium DNA encoding:
- a CDS encoding N,N-dimethylformamidase large subunit, which encodes SGICHASYRRPLVNLRPGYLPVGANSCSGLRHFQADSHLTSWMEHMGYEFDVITDYELHNEGMDVLSSYALVVPGSHPEYQTKATLDARHVYRDSGGKLVYLGGNGFYWRVAVHPENPALIEIRRAEGGIRAWAAEPGEYYNSFDGKYGGLWRRSGRRPQLLAGVGFSAQGQFYGSYYRRTKPSYSKFFAWMFEGIDDDLLGDFGFSGGGAAGFELDRYDQHLGSPKNAIVVASSENHNSTFVLVPEEHLTHLTNLPGVPSKDLIRADMTYFENDAGGAVFSTGSITFCGSLPTNNFDNNISKLLSNVFNRFLNR